In Bacteroides cellulosilyticus, the genomic stretch AAAAGATGTCTTTAGCCCGCCCTTTCAAGGATAAGCCCAAGTCTGTAATCGGAAGGTGGTCCCAATTCTTCAGCAGAACCCAGGCCGCCAGGAAAGTTCCCGCCAGAAAACTACTTTGCATGACAACTTCTTTCAAAATTCCATCTATCTTAAAAAAAGAGACCGCTTTGATGCAAACAGCTCCCAATACTCCGGCAAATCCCAGCATCAAAAGTATATAAACGATAACTTTTGCCGCAACAACCAGATAAATGACAAGTTTCGACTCTTGCGGGGCAATATTTATATCTTCGTTCATTGATTCCATATCCTTAGTTTCTATATGTTAATACCCCGGCAAAAATACCTATAAAATTAAAAATAGAAAGCAAATTCCTACAAAAAGCGTATATTTGTCTAAACATATCTATTACTGTCATGAAACTAAAACGAACATTAGCCACTATAATGCTGACTGCATGTACTTACGCAGCAATTGCCCAAAATGCAGGCACACCAGCTAATAATAAAACTTTTTTTGTAGCCAAGCCCGGCACTCTGGTATCCATGCTCACTGAGGATGAAGCCAACAGCGTCACCCATCTTACATTGACCGGAAAACTAAATGCCATTGACTTCAAACATCTGCGCGATGAATTCAAGAATCTGAAAGTGCTGGATATCTCCAACGCATCCATCAGTACATACGCAGGCAAAAGCGGCACTTACCCCGACCGTTTCTATATTTATCCGCCCAACTGTGTACCGGCTTATGCATTCTGCCAGCAGACCAGCGACAGTACTTTCACCGGAAAAGCAACTCTCCAGAAAATTATTCTTTCAGAGAAAATCAAGAACATAGAAGACGCGGCCTTCAAGGGTTGCGAAAATCTGAAAATATGCCAGTTGAGAAAGAAGACTGCTCCCAACCTATTACCGGCCGCCTTGGCAGATAGCATAACGGCCATTTTCGTTCCGTTGGGTAGCAGCGACTCCTACCGTGGCAAGAAGCATTGGGAAACCTTTGCCGTGATAGAGGGAGAACCTGTAGAGGCTTTCGTACAAGTAGGCTTAATGGGAAGTCTTGCCAGTGAATTAGTGGCTGCGGGCTTGCAACCGAAAGATGTGAATTTCCTGACCGTAGAAGGAAAACTGGACGAAGCTGACTTCACCGTAATACGTGATTATATGCCCAATCTTGTGGCTGTTGATCTGAGCAAAAGTAACACTACGGTTATTCCCGAATATACTTTTACCCAGAAAAAAGATCTGTTGCGCATCCAGCTTCCCAAAGGTTTGAAAAGTATCGGACAACGTGCATTCAGTGGATGCGGTCGCTTGTGCGGTACGCTTGAATTGCCAGCCGGAGTGACTGCCATCGAATATGGTGCATTTATGGGATGTGACAACCTGCGTTATGTAGTAGCTACAGGAAACAAGATTACGACTTTGGGGGATAGCCTGTTCGGAGAGGACGGGAGGAATAAGCTGATTTATAAGTGACAAGCGATAAGCTACGAGCTACAAGTACCTTTCGGCATAATAGCGCAGCAACTCGTAGCTTGTAGCTCGTCACTCGTAGCTTAACTGTACATCTTAGCTCTTAATTCCTTAATATGGTCAGAAGTGATGTATTCGTCATATTCCATCATCTTATCAATAATACCGTTCGGAGTCAGCTCAATAATACGGTTGGCAACGGTCTGTATGAACTCGTGGTCATGAGAAGAGAACAGGATATTACCTCTATACGTCTTCAAGTTATTATTGAATGCCTGGATGGACTCCAAATCAAGATGATTGGTAGGAGTATCTAAAATCAGACAGTTGGCATTGCGCAACTGCATACGGGCAATCATACAACGCATCTTTTCACCTCCCGACAGCACACTTGCTTTCTTCAAAACCTCTTCACCGGAGAACAGCATACGACCCAGGAAACTCTTCATATAAACTTCATTTCCTTCACCAAACTGGCTCAACCAGTCCACCAGATTCAGATCCGTATTGAAATATTGAGTATTATCCAGCGGCAAGTATGCCGTAGTAATAGTGACACCCCAACTGAAAGTTCCTGCATCCGGCTTCATTTCTTCATTTATAATCTCGAACAATGAAGTCATGGCACGGGGATCGCGGGAAAGGAATACCACCTTATCCCCTTTCTCTATATTGAAGTTTACATCGCGGAAAAGCACAGTGCCGTCTTCCAAAGTCTTGGTCAGTCCGGAAACTTCCAGAATCTGGTTACCCGGTTCGCGCTCGGGAGTAAAGATAATGCCCGGATACTTACGCGAAGAAGGCTTGATTTCTTCCACATTCAGTTTCTCCAACATCTTCTTACGGCTGGTAGTCTGCTTGCTCTTCGCCACATTGGCACTGAAACGGCGAATAAATTCTTCCAACTCTTTCTTCTTCTCTTCTGCCTTAGCCTTCTGGTTCTGTTGCTGACGCAGAGCTAACTGGCTTGATTCATACCAGAAACTATAGTTACCGGCAAACAGGTTAATCTTACCATAGTCAATGTCTACCGTGTGCGTACAGACAGAGTCGAGGAAGTGACGGTCGTGACTCACAACCAACACCGTATGTTCAAAATTAGCCAGATAATCTTCCAGCCACATCACGGTTTCCATATCCAGGTCATTGGTAGGCTCATCCAGCAACAAGTTATCCGGATTACCGAACAAAGCCTGTGCCAGCATCACACGTACCTTCTCCTTACCGCTGAGGTCACCCATCAGCACATAATGCTTATCTTCTTTAATGCCCAGACCGCTCAACAAAGCCGCCGCATCGCTTTCTGCATTCCAGCCGTCCAGTTCCGCAAATCTTTCTTCCAATTCGGAAACCTTCAAACCGTCCTCATCCGTGAAATCTTCTTTGGCATAAAGCACTTCTCGCTGTTTCATGATATCCCACAAAACAGTATGCCCCATCATCACGGTATCCATTACCGTAAGTGCATCCCACTTAAAGTGGTCCTGACTTAATACGGAGAGGCGTTCACCCGGACCTAACATAATAGAACCGGTCGTAGGGTCCAAATCACCGGATATAGCACGCAAGAAGGTAGATTTTCCGGCACCATTGGCACCGATAATACCATAGCAGTTTCCACTTGTAAACTTCAGGTTTACATCATTAAATAACACCCTTTTTCCAAACTGTACGGAAACATTAGAGACTGTAATCATTGATTTATTTACTATTTATCGATTTACAATTTATACGAATGAGTCGCTTTTTTATTCACCACAGGGTGCAAAGATAGGCATTTTTCCATGAATACTCGTAGAAATGCGCTGTCAATCTGACATAAAAGTATTACCTTTGCGGCGTTTTAGACAAATGCTGCCTATTTGGCAAAGTTTTTGTTAGTAGAGCGATATACTAACTTAAACCCTTGACAGCAATGAAAACAAATCCTTTTTACAAGTATAATAAGAATAGAAATATGGACCCGAAAGAAAAAGAAAACATCAACGAAGAAGAGTTAATGTCCGAAGCTACGCAGGATGAAGCCACGGAAAATGAAGAAATTCAAGAGGAGGACGCACAGGACAGTGCAGCTCCGGCAGAAGAGGAAAAGCTTGCCCAGGAACTAGAAGAAGCAAACAAAGTGATAGAAGAGCAGAAAGATAAATATCTGCGCCTCTCCGCCGAGTTTGACAACTACCGCAAACGTACCATGAAGGAAAAGGCCGAGCTGATTCTGAACGGTGCCGAAAAAACCATCAGCAGCATTCTTCCTATTGTAGACGACTTCGAACGCGCTCTGAAAAACATGGAAACTGCCACAGACGTAGCAGCCGTGAAAGAAGGAGTGGAATTGATTTATAATAAGTTCATGTCTGTATTGGGACAGGACGGTGTGAAGGTGATTGAGACCAAAGACAAACCTCTTGACACCGATTTTCACGAAGCAATTGCCGTTATCCCTGCACCGGACAAATCCTTGAAGGGAAAAATTCTGGATTGCGTACAGACCGGCTACACGCTAAACGACAAAGTAATCCGCCATGCCAAAGTGGTGGTAGGAGAATAACATAATATATATGGAAAAAAGAGATTACTACGAAGTACTGGAAGTCGAAAAGACAGCATCGGTAGAAGAAATTAAGAAAGCCTACCGCAAAAAAGCCATTCAATATCATCCTGACAAGAACCCGGGTGACAAAGTGGCGGAAGAAAAATTCAAAGAAGCGGCAGAAGCCTACGATGTACTAAGCAATGCGGACAAGCGTGCCCGTTATGACCAGTTCGGTCATGCCGGAATGAGTGGCGCTGCCGGAAACGGTGGACCGTTCGGCGGTTTCAGCGAGGGCATGTCTATGGATGATATCTTCTCTATGTTCGGAGATATTTTCGGTGGACGTGGCGGTGGCTTCGGAGGCGGATTCAGTGGTTTCGGAGGCGGATTCGGAAGCGGAAGTTCACAACGCCCGCGTTTCCGTGGTTCGGATTTGCGCGTAAAAGTAAAACTGAATCTGAAAGAGATTTCTACCGGAGTAGAAAAGAAATTCAAACTGAAAAAGTACGTTGCATGTGATCACTGTCACGGTTCAGGGGCTGAGGGTAACGGTGGTTCGGAAACCTGCTCGACCTGTAAAGGTAGCGGTACGGTAATCCGTAACCAACAGACAATTCTTGGCACGATGCAGACACGTGCCACCTGTCCGACTTGTGGCGGTGAAGGTAAAATCATCAAGAATAAGTGTAAGGTATGTGCCGGAGAAGGTATCGTTTACGGCGAAGAAGTGGTAAGCGTAAATATTCCTAAAGGCGTAATGGAAGGCATGCAGCTTTCTATGGGCGGCAAAGGAAATGCCGGAAAACACAACGGCGTTCCGGGCGACTTGCTGATTCTTGTAGAAGAGGAACAAGACAAAGAACTGATTCGCGACGAAAATGACTTGATTTACAACCTGCTTCTCAGCTTCCCGACAGCCGCTTTAGGTGGTGCGGTAGAAATACCAACCATTGACGGAAAGGTGAAAGTAAAGATCGAATCGGGTACACAGCCGGGCAAAGTGCTCCGCCTACGCGGAAAAGGTCTGCCAAGTGTAAACGGATACGGTACGGGAGATTTATTGGTAAATGTCAGCGTATATGTACCGGAAACGCTTAACAAAGACGAGAAAAAAGCACTTGAAGAAATGGAAAGCTCGGATAACTTCAAGCCCAATACTTCGATTAAGGAAAAGATTTTCAAGAAGTTCAAGAGTTTGTTTGACTAAACTGACGAATCAGTTACGAGCTACGGGCTACAAGCTACAAGTGCCTTTCGGAACATAGCGCAGCTACTTGTAGCTTGTAGCCCGTAGCTCGTAACTAATACGCTTTAACTGATACTGTTTTTTTATAATTGAAAGATTCTTTGCGTTATAAAAGAAAAAACGTCAAAACTAACCCCATTCATCTGGTAGCATAGATAGTTTTACTATCTTTGCCGATACTTAATTCTATGAGTAGAATAGGTAACCTGATGATAATTGATATAACTGATGAGACTAAAAACAATTCTGCTAACTACAGTGGCTACAGGCGCCTTGATGTGTGAACCTGTGATGGCGTATGCTGTAGATTCTACACCCGATTCTATGGGATGGTTCCGAAAGAAAAAGAAGAGTGAACCAAACGACAGTGTTAAATCCAAAAACGAGTACGAGAAACTGACCGGAGACGGTAGCATCATTCACCGTGGTATGTTCAATGTGTACCAGAAAAAGAACGACTATTATTTTGAGGTACCGGCGAACTTACTGGGCAGGGATATGTTGGTAGTGAACAAGCTCCAACGCGTTCCTTCCGAACTAAACGAGGCCGGAGTGAACCGTGGTACGAATTATGAAAACCAAATGGTACGCTTCGAACAGGATAAGGCTACGAATAAGTTGCTTATCCGTCAAAGCCGCCCTCTCCCCCTCGCTCCTGCCGGAGACGCAATCAGCCAGTCAGTACGTGACAACTACATCTCGCCATTGATAGCCGGCTTCAAGATTGAGGCATTCAATAATGACTCTACGACGATGGTTATCAAGGTGAATGATATTTATGATGGAACGGAGACGAGTATCAACAACGTATTTACCAATATTAATCTGGGAACGTCTTCCATCAAAAATCTTTCGCGTATTCTTTCCATCAAAGCATTCGAGAATAATGTAGTGGCCACGTCCGAGCTGACAACGAAAGTGACCGAAGGAACAACTTCCGTCTACGTAACCGTTGAAGTTAGTTCTTCACTGATGCTACTGCCGGAAACACCTATGACCGGTAGACTGGATAATGCCCGTGTAGGCTATTTTACCAATCCTTTGCTCAGCTATAGCGACGGACAACAACGGGTCAGCAAGCAACAGTTCATTACCCGCTGGCGTCTGGAGCCTAAATCGGAAGACCGCGAACGTTATCTGCGTGGCGAATTGGTAGAACCGGCTAAACCGATTGTATTTTATATAGAAAACTCTACTCCGTATCGTTGGCGTAAGTATATCAAACAAGGTATTGAAGACTGGCAAGTGGCATTTGAACGTGCCGGATTCAAAAATGCCATTATCGCTAAAGAGATCACCGACAGCATGACGGTAGATATGGATGATGTGAATTACTCCGTACTGACCTATGCAGCCTCCACCAAAGCAAACGCTATGGGACCGTCTATTCTGGACCCCCGATCAGGGGAAATCCTGGAAGCGGATATCATGTGGTGGCACAATGTACTGAATATGCTTCAGGAATGGATTACCGTACAAACAGGTACTGTACGCCCGGAAGCCCGCGGCATCAAGTTATCCGATGAACTGATGGGAGACGCCATGCGTTTTGTAGCCTGCCACGAAGTAGGTCACTCTTTAGGGTTACGCCACAATATGATGGGATCATGGGCATTCCCCACCGATTCCTTACGCTCCAAGTCATTCACCGACCGGATGAATTCGACCTCTTCTTCCATCATGGATTATGCCCGTTTCAACTACGTGGCACAACCCGGTGACGGAATAACCGCTCTTTCACCGCATATCGGTCCTTACGATATCTTTGCCATCGAATACGGTTACCGTTGGTATGGAAAAGAAAATCCGGAAGAAGAAAAGGATTTACTTTATGATTTCCTGAGCCGCCATACCGACCGTCTGTATAAATACAGCGAAGCGCAGGATGTGCGTGATGCCGTAGATCCCCGTGCACAGAACGAAGATCTGGGTGATGATGCTGTACGTTCTTCCCAATATGGTATTGCAAACCTGAAGCGGATCGTTCCCGAAATTATAAAATGGACGACGACCGGAGAAAAAGGACAGACTTATGAAGAAGCTTCCCGCTTATACTATGCCGTAATCAATCAATGGAATAACTATCTGTATCATGTACTCGCCAACATCGGTGGTATCTATATAGAAAATACAATTGTGGGTGACGGACAGAAGACTTATACTTTTGTAGAAAAAGAAAAGCAACAAGCTGCCCTGAAGTTTTTGCTGGATGAAGTGCTGACTTATCCGAAGTGGTTATTCGACACAGAAGTAGGTGAATATACCTATCTGCTTCGTAACACTCCGCTGGGTGTTGTAGAAAATGCACCGACGCAGATATTGAAGAATGCCCAGTCCTATATTCTGTGGGATCTTTTATCCAACAACCGCCTGGTACGTATGCTTGAAAACGAAGCGGTAAATGGTAAAAAGGCTTTTACTGCCGTAGAACTGATGGATGGTTTACATCGCAGCATTTTTGCCACAACGGAACGGGGAGCATTGCCTGACGTCATGACACGCACCTTGCAGAAAAACTTCCTGGATGCCTTGATTACAGCCGCTGCCGAAAGCGAAGGAGTAAAAATCAACAAGAAGTTAATGGACAATCATTTCCTGCTGGATAACCAGTTACCGCTTTGCAGTTGTGATGAACATGCTCATCGCTCGTTGGATGCAGACCGGATGGGTGCCCGTCGCGAATTGAACTTCTACGGCTCTCAACTGAACCGCATCTCAGATGCCATTTCCGTGAAGCGAGGTGAACTGTTGCGGATCAAGGATCTGCTTCAAAGTCGCCTGGGAACATCAGATGTGGCAACCAAATATCATTATAAAGACATGATTCTCCGTATTAACACGGCATTAGGACTTTAAATTTAGCGCTATGCGCTAAATTTAGTTACGAGCTACAAGCTACAGGCTACAAGTACCTTTCGGCATGATAGCGTAGCAACTCGTAGCTTATAGCTTGTAGCTAAAAACCAGTTTTCAATTTAAGTATTAATTTTATTATTTTAACGGATGAAAAGACGCTTATCTGTCGCATTCCTATTACTAATAGGAACGTTCACGTACGCCCTTGCCGCAAACCGGCAGGTAGAGGGTGTAGTCATCTCTTCTGAGGATAATCTGCCTCTCATCGGCGCTTCTGTCTATGTGACAGCCGATGATTTGAAGAAAGTTGGGAATAATCAGTCCACCATTGGTGTCATTACTAATATTGACGGTCAATTCTCCATCTCCATTCCGGAGGGAGTTACCCGTTTTTATTGTAGTTATGTCGGCTATGATGTACTGGAAGTAAAGCTCATACCGGGCAAGAATAAATATGATATCACTCTCCAACCTTCCGCCCACATGCTCGATGCGGTAGTTGTGACGGGATATCAAACTGTGGAACGCCGTAAGTTGACGGCCGCCGTATCAAAGATCGATATCTCGGACCAGATGATGGGTGCAACCAAGAGTATAGACCAAGCATTGGCCGGACAGATTGCCGGACTTTCCGTAAGCAACATTTCCGGTACTCCGGGTGCTCCTGCCAAAATCCGTATTCGCGGTACATCCTCTCTGAATGGTACGCAGGACCCTTTGTGGGTGCTGGACGGTATTCCATTGGAAGGAACGAACATTCCCAATATGGAAGTATTGAAAGACATCGATAACATAGGTCAAACCGCTATTGCCGGTCTGAATCCTGCCGACATCGATAATATCACCGTTCTGAAAGACGCTGCCGCAACTGCCATTTACGGTGCCCGTGCCGCCAATGGTGTAATCGTGATTACTA encodes the following:
- a CDS encoding leucine-rich repeat domain-containing protein, which produces MKLKRTLATIMLTACTYAAIAQNAGTPANNKTFFVAKPGTLVSMLTEDEANSVTHLTLTGKLNAIDFKHLRDEFKNLKVLDISNASISTYAGKSGTYPDRFYIYPPNCVPAYAFCQQTSDSTFTGKATLQKIILSEKIKNIEDAAFKGCENLKICQLRKKTAPNLLPAALADSITAIFVPLGSSDSYRGKKHWETFAVIEGEPVEAFVQVGLMGSLASELVAAGLQPKDVNFLTVEGKLDEADFTVIRDYMPNLVAVDLSKSNTTVIPEYTFTQKKDLLRIQLPKGLKSIGQRAFSGCGRLCGTLELPAGVTAIEYGAFMGCDNLRYVVATGNKITTLGDSLFGEDGRNKLIYK
- a CDS encoding ABC-F family ATP-binding cassette domain-containing protein, whose translation is MITVSNVSVQFGKRVLFNDVNLKFTSGNCYGIIGANGAGKSTFLRAISGDLDPTTGSIMLGPGERLSVLSQDHFKWDALTVMDTVMMGHTVLWDIMKQREVLYAKEDFTDEDGLKVSELEERFAELDGWNAESDAAALLSGLGIKEDKHYVLMGDLSGKEKVRVMLAQALFGNPDNLLLDEPTNDLDMETVMWLEDYLANFEHTVLVVSHDRHFLDSVCTHTVDIDYGKINLFAGNYSFWYESSQLALRQQQNQKAKAEEKKKELEEFIRRFSANVAKSKQTTSRKKMLEKLNVEEIKPSSRKYPGIIFTPEREPGNQILEVSGLTKTLEDGTVLFRDVNFNIEKGDKVVFLSRDPRAMTSLFEIINEEMKPDAGTFSWGVTITTAYLPLDNTQYFNTDLNLVDWLSQFGEGNEVYMKSFLGRMLFSGEEVLKKASVLSGGEKMRCMIARMQLRNANCLILDTPTNHLDLESIQAFNNNLKTYRGNILFSSHDHEFIQTVANRIIELTPNGIIDKMMEYDEYITSDHIKELRAKMYS
- a CDS encoding nucleotide exchange factor GrpE, translating into MKTNPFYKYNKNRNMDPKEKENINEEELMSEATQDEATENEEIQEEDAQDSAAPAEEEKLAQELEEANKVIEEQKDKYLRLSAEFDNYRKRTMKEKAELILNGAEKTISSILPIVDDFERALKNMETATDVAAVKEGVELIYNKFMSVLGQDGVKVIETKDKPLDTDFHEAIAVIPAPDKSLKGKILDCVQTGYTLNDKVIRHAKVVVGE
- the dnaJ gene encoding molecular chaperone DnaJ → MEKRDYYEVLEVEKTASVEEIKKAYRKKAIQYHPDKNPGDKVAEEKFKEAAEAYDVLSNADKRARYDQFGHAGMSGAAGNGGPFGGFSEGMSMDDIFSMFGDIFGGRGGGFGGGFSGFGGGFGSGSSQRPRFRGSDLRVKVKLNLKEISTGVEKKFKLKKYVACDHCHGSGAEGNGGSETCSTCKGSGTVIRNQQTILGTMQTRATCPTCGGEGKIIKNKCKVCAGEGIVYGEEVVSVNIPKGVMEGMQLSMGGKGNAGKHNGVPGDLLILVEEEQDKELIRDENDLIYNLLLSFPTAALGGAVEIPTIDGKVKVKIESGTQPGKVLRLRGKGLPSVNGYGTGDLLVNVSVYVPETLNKDEKKALEEMESSDNFKPNTSIKEKIFKKFKSLFD
- a CDS encoding zinc-dependent metalloprotease; translation: MRLKTILLTTVATGALMCEPVMAYAVDSTPDSMGWFRKKKKSEPNDSVKSKNEYEKLTGDGSIIHRGMFNVYQKKNDYYFEVPANLLGRDMLVVNKLQRVPSELNEAGVNRGTNYENQMVRFEQDKATNKLLIRQSRPLPLAPAGDAISQSVRDNYISPLIAGFKIEAFNNDSTTMVIKVNDIYDGTETSINNVFTNINLGTSSIKNLSRILSIKAFENNVVATSELTTKVTEGTTSVYVTVEVSSSLMLLPETPMTGRLDNARVGYFTNPLLSYSDGQQRVSKQQFITRWRLEPKSEDRERYLRGELVEPAKPIVFYIENSTPYRWRKYIKQGIEDWQVAFERAGFKNAIIAKEITDSMTVDMDDVNYSVLTYAASTKANAMGPSILDPRSGEILEADIMWWHNVLNMLQEWITVQTGTVRPEARGIKLSDELMGDAMRFVACHEVGHSLGLRHNMMGSWAFPTDSLRSKSFTDRMNSTSSSIMDYARFNYVAQPGDGITALSPHIGPYDIFAIEYGYRWYGKENPEEEKDLLYDFLSRHTDRLYKYSEAQDVRDAVDPRAQNEDLGDDAVRSSQYGIANLKRIVPEIIKWTTTGEKGQTYEEASRLYYAVINQWNNYLYHVLANIGGIYIENTIVGDGQKTYTFVEKEKQQAALKFLLDEVLTYPKWLFDTEVGEYTYLLRNTPLGVVENAPTQILKNAQSYILWDLLSNNRLVRMLENEAVNGKKAFTAVELMDGLHRSIFATTERGALPDVMTRTLQKNFLDALITAAAESEGVKINKKLMDNHFLLDNQLPLCSCDEHAHRSLDADRMGARRELNFYGSQLNRISDAISVKRGELLRIKDLLQSRLGTSDVATKYHYKDMILRINTALGL